Proteins from one Pectinophora gossypiella chromosome 19, ilPecGoss1.1, whole genome shotgun sequence genomic window:
- the LOC126375668 gene encoding leucine-rich repeat-containing protein 24-like, producing the protein MGIRERWSACCLLVVLFVNHTGSDWTKCGHLPDCQCKWSSGKKTASCVSAGLKQIPHLASEIQVLDLHGNPLGVLEQDAFAKIELLNIQRLNLSATHLRSVHADTFRELRILIEVDLSQNELLQLSPDTFRGNDRLRLLVLNDNPLNSLVAEQFPPLQHLKKLELSRCKLHSIHPFAFANLRALETIHVHQNLLTHLHQDTFNLPVLKTLTLSDNPWYCDCRLRNFHEWFLNDNRNLVNEEVFCNGPENVAQISWRSVKGEDMVCPPIAYSSPTVIRTEAGADISFGCFVRGDPIPTVTWSFRHFEIHNNTSQHSEILIQKYQSDYFDEYSDDFINKSAQWINVTITNVTSDLSGEWKCTAKSSAGESKAYLTLFLPKARTATARVAPDYSTFIMVAGSMLAMTGVGFIAACVCWKTRRRRVPPSRSFTDQEKKLLDTSLAVSCDRTSADLGSSYGFEMLDRSMSMESEDTQRCLEPVQITIEGPPGTYPPPPAEFALPAPYGNIFISVQVSGHNEEYPDLLGGGATLPRRSRTCFLKSTYDNMGPRITAAGSSTWSLPGANVDNKNVEKDIPLTMPLSTFSTEFTAL; encoded by the coding sequence ATGGGAATTCGGGAACGGTGGAGCGCTTGCTGCCTGCTCGTAGTACTGTTTGTGAACCATACTGGCAGCGACTGGACGAAATGCGGGCACCTGCCAGACTGTCAATGCAAATGGTCGTCGGGGAAGAAAACAGCGTCGTGTGTATCAGCGGGGCTAAAACAAATTCCGCATTTGGCGTCCGAAATTCAAGTCCTCGATCTACATGGAAATCCATTAGGGGTATTAGAACAAGACGCTTTCGCCAAAATCGAACTATTGAATATACAACGATTAAATCTCAGTGCAACACACTTACGTTCAGTGCACGCAGATACTTTCAGAGAACTTCGAATATTAATAGAGGTAGACCTCTCTCAGAACGAGCTGTTGCAACTGTCACCTGACACTTTTCGGGGCAACGACCGACTGAGGTTGTTGGTACTCAACGACAACCCGCTGAACTCACTAGTTGCCGAGCAGTTTCCCCCGCTGCAACATTTGAAGAAACTCGAACTCTCCAGATGCAAACTACACAGCATTCACCCCTTTGCTTTTGCAAACTTGCGGGCGTTGGAAACTATTCATGTGCATCAAAACTTACTCACGCATCTCCATCAAGATACATTCAACCTTCCGGTTTTGAAAACTTTAACATTGTCGGATAATCCCTGGTATTGTGACTGCAGACTGAGAAACTTCCACGAATGGTTTTTAAATGACAATCGCAATCTCGTTAATGAGGAAGTGTTTTGTAATGGACCAGAAAATGTGGCGCAAATATCGTGGCGGTCTGTCAAGGGCGAAGATATGGTTTGTCCCCCAATCGCTTATTCGAGTCCAACGGTCATTAGAACCGAGGCAGGGGCCGACATAAGTTTCGGTTGCTTTGTTCGCGGCGATCCAATACCAACCGTAACTTGGTcgttccgccattttgaaattcATAACAATACAAGTCAACATAGTGAAATATTAATTCAAAAGTACCAAAGTGACTATTTTGATGAATATAGTGACGATTTTATAAACAAAAGTGCTCAGTGGATCAATGTGACCATTACAAACGTAACGAGTGACTTATCTGGTGAATGGAAATGTACTGCTAAGAGTTCCGCGGGTGAGTCTAAGGCTTACCTGACTTTGTTTCTGCCTAAAGCCCGAACAGCGACGGCACGAGTCGCCCCAGATTATTCCACATTTATCATGGTAGCCGGTTCAATGTTAGCTATGACTGGTGTTGGGTTCATAGCAGCATGTGTGTGTTGGAAGACTAGACGTCGAAGAGTGCCACCAAGTAGAAGTTTCACTGACCAAGAAAAGAAGCTTCTAGACACATCATTGGCAGTCAGTTGTGATAGAACTAGTGCCGATTTGGGTTCATCATATGGTTTTGAAATGTTAGACAGATCAATGTCGATGGAGAGTGAAGACACTCAGCGGTGTTTAGAGCCGGTGCAAATAACAATTGAAGGACCCCCAGGTACTTACCCTCCACCACCTGCAGAGTTCGCACTACCAGCTCCATATGGCAACATATTTATATCAGTCCAAGTTTCTGGTCATAATGAAGAATATCCAGATTTATTAGGAGGTGGTGCTACGTTACCAAGAAGAAGTAGAACATGCTTTTTAAAATCAACTTACGATAATATGGGACCTAGAATAACTGCAGCAGGCAGTTCTACATGGTCCCTTCCAGGTGCCAATGTTGATAATAAGAATGTCGAGAAAGATATTCCCCTAACGATGCCACTTTCAACGTTTTCTACTGAATTCACagctttgtaa